A single Montipora foliosa isolate CH-2021 chromosome 7, ASM3666993v2, whole genome shotgun sequence DNA region contains:
- the LOC138010437 gene encoding uncharacterized protein isoform X1: protein MLLFRVNSSLRGRMEALKTKNRKGTALTITSFFFIWLSTQFSFISMTYGQIVIPVCKNYDGSFPNDSVLCEGYYGKNAVCTNPKECCKSKRLFGCFNMSVLQAYGLWHPPPDNKFPQNDGSCTLKDNFFPQGNNTDKAADGQVIIQHMVITLAHCGDFCLREPQCNAFNLGSLLNREGKKFCELLQHVVRIVDRPGFSFWFFDRVAYKEAFLVPICRHQD from the exons ATGCTGTTGTTTCGCGTTAATTCGTCATTGAGAGGAAGGATGGAAGCCTTAAAGACGAAAAACAG AAAAGGAACAGCGTTGACTATCACGAGCTTCTTCTTCATCTGGCTGTCGACTCAATTTTCCTTCATATCGATGACTTATGGCCAAATTGTTATTCCAG TGTGCAAGAACTATGATGGCAGTTTTCCTAATGATTCTGTCCTCTGCGAAGGATATTATGGGAAGAACGCCGTATGTACAAACCCAAAGGAATGTTGCAAGAGTAAAAGACTCTTTGGGTGTTTTAATATGTCTGTACTTCAAG CTTATGGCTTATGGCACCCTCCACCCGACAACAAGTTCCCTCAAAATGATGGCTCATGCACTCTCAAGGACAACTTTTTCCCGCAAGGCAACAACACGGACAAAGCTGCAGACGGTCAAGTGATTATTCAACACATGGTCATAACATTGGCCCATTGCGGTGATTTCTGCTTACGCGAGCCTCAATGCAATGCATTTAATCTAGGGTCTCTCCTGAACCGAGAGGGGAAGAAATTCTGCGAACTACTACAACACGTTGTCAGAATTGTTGACAGACCAGGATTTAGTTTTTGGTTCTTCGATAGAGTCGCTTATAAAGAG GCCTTCCTTGTGCCAATTTGTCGTCATCAAGATTAG
- the LOC138010437 gene encoding uncharacterized protein isoform X2, with protein sequence MTYGQIVIPVCKNYDGSFPNDSVLCEGYYGKNAVCTNPKECCKSKRLFGCFNMSVLQAYGLWHPPPDNKFPQNDGSCTLKDNFFPQGNNTDKAADGQVIIQHMVITLAHCGDFCLREPQCNAFNLGSLLNREGKKFCELLQHVVRIVDRPGFSFWFFDRVAYKEAFLVPICRHQD encoded by the exons ATGACTTATGGCCAAATTGTTATTCCAG TGTGCAAGAACTATGATGGCAGTTTTCCTAATGATTCTGTCCTCTGCGAAGGATATTATGGGAAGAACGCCGTATGTACAAACCCAAAGGAATGTTGCAAGAGTAAAAGACTCTTTGGGTGTTTTAATATGTCTGTACTTCAAG CTTATGGCTTATGGCACCCTCCACCCGACAACAAGTTCCCTCAAAATGATGGCTCATGCACTCTCAAGGACAACTTTTTCCCGCAAGGCAACAACACGGACAAAGCTGCAGACGGTCAAGTGATTATTCAACACATGGTCATAACATTGGCCCATTGCGGTGATTTCTGCTTACGCGAGCCTCAATGCAATGCATTTAATCTAGGGTCTCTCCTGAACCGAGAGGGGAAGAAATTCTGCGAACTACTACAACACGTTGTCAGAATTGTTGACAGACCAGGATTTAGTTTTTGGTTCTTCGATAGAGTCGCTTATAAAGAG GCCTTCCTTGTGCCAATTTGTCGTCATCAAGATTAG